Genomic segment of Chloracidobacterium sp. N:
GGCGAGGTTGGGCGCGCCGCGGCCTTTCCGCCGGGCGCGCGGCTGGCCGTGGGCGGGCTGTTTCTTGTAGATCGGTCTGCCGATGTGGCGGCCATCGCCATGGCGGCCGGTTTTGGCACGGCGGCCGTTGCGCCGGCGGCATGGCGTGGCTGGCTCGTTCTGGCCGGACTCAGCGCCGGGGGACTGGTTCTGGCGCTGCCGGCTGTCGTTCCGGTGGTGCTCCGGTGGGAACGGCTGCCGGAGCCGGTACGCACGCGGCTGGCCACGCTGGCGGCGGCCTTTGCGGCGCTGCGCCGGCGCGATGTGGCGGTCAACCTTCTTGCCAGTATTGTGCTTATGGCGCTGGATGTCGTGTCGCTGTACGTGCTGGCCTGCGCCTTCGAGCCGGTGGCCTTTGCGGCCGTGGCCTTTGCCTTTCCCTGGATTCTGCTCACCAATCTGGTGCCCATCACGCCGGCCGGTCTGGGCGTCCGCGAGGGGACGGCCGCGGCACTGCTGCACACCTGTGGCGTACAGGTCGCCACGGCCGTCAATGCCACGCTGTTGCTGTTTGTCATCAACAGCGTCCTTCCGGCGCTCTTCGGCTGGCGTTACCTTGGGCAACACACGCCGGTGTCTTCCGGCTATCAGTTGGAAAAGCCAATCGGCGGCGCTGAGGCTTCCCCAACGCCGCCGACCGCTTACCGGCACTGACCTTTCTGGCAGACACAGCTTCCAGCGCTGGATGCGCGCCGGCAGGTCCGCCCGCCAGTCAGCCACAGGGGTTCAACTGTCTCCTAGCGCCGCACCAGCGCCCCCTTCACCCCCTGCACGCCAACGCCAATGCCTTTTCCGTTCCCTTTCCGCTCCGGCACAAACCGCGCCGACAACTGCGGCTCTCCACTCCGGTCAAAGCCCGTCACCTCGATGGCCAACTGCCCCAGGCGCTCCCGCTTCAACCCCTTGCCGCCGTCCGGCACGTGTTCCGAAACGCCACCCACCACGGCAAACACATCCACGAAAAACCGGAACCGGCGCGGCTGAATGGGGCCCGGCAGGTCAAGCTGAAACGCCACCGGGACGGAAGCGCCCGGGTTGAGGTTGAACGGTGCTGGCGATACCTGCTGCGTTGAACCCACCACCCCGCCAGTGTTGCAGGGCACGTAATCA
This window contains:
- a CDS encoding lysylphosphatidylglycerol synthase transmembrane domain-containing protein; this translates as MTTTTAMPDGRPPRRWWTVVRWLFLLALVVFLARSGHLGGVLAALRRAERHWIALALLLGGIMLVIRAAKWWVLLRRVLPGLPVAYAWRSLLGGMALGLLTPGRIGEVGRAAAFPPGARLAVGGLFLVDRSADVAAIAMAAGFGTAAVAPAAWRGWLVLAGLSAGGLVLALPAVVPVVLRWERLPEPVRTRLATLAAAFAALRRRDVAVNLLASIVLMALDVVSLYVLACAFEPVAFAAVAFAFPWILLTNLVPITPAGLGVREGTAAALLHTCGVQVATAVNATLLLFVINSVLPALFGWRYLGQHTPVSSGYQLEKPIGGAEASPTPPTAYRH